The genomic segment AACTCAATTATGCCGGATTGTAGCACCTGTGCCGGCCGCAACACCCTCCCGGTGGTTCGAGATCGCCATGAGCACGGAACAGCAGCCCCCGCCGCCCGCGGTCGTACCGAAAGACGAGCCCAACGCGCTCGCCGCCGGCTTGAGTACGGGGTGGGAGCAGTTCAAGCAGGGGAAGATCGTCAGCTACCCGATGATGGCCCTCTTTCTGGTCGTCGTCGCCGGCGCCGGTGTGACCTGGTGGATCGTCCGCGAGCGCGGCCGGGCCGAGTCGGCCAAGTGGGTCGAGCTGGACGGAGTGACATCGCCCACGCGACTGGAAGAGTTCGCCAAGGCGTACCCGAACACCATCCAGGCGAAGATCGCGGAACTCGAAATCGCCCGGCTCCAGCTCGGCCCGGACGGCATCGAACGCCTCACGGCCACCGACCCGGCGGTTCGTAAGGCCGCTGCCGAGAGCGTGGAGAAGGCGCGCGAAACCTTCGCCCGGTTGGTCGACGAGTTTAAGGACCAGCCGATCCTGAGAGTGGAGTGCCTGCTGGCGTGCGCCAAGTCCGAGGCCGTACTGGTCGGGATGCCGAAAGAGGGT from the Frigoriglobus tundricola genome contains:
- a CDS encoding tetratricopeptide repeat protein, which produces MSTEQQPPPPAVVPKDEPNALAAGLSTGWEQFKQGKIVSYPMMALFLVVVAGAGVTWWIVRERGRAESAKWVELDGVTSPTRLEEFAKAYPNTIQAKIAELEIARLQLGPDGIERLTATDPAVRKAAAESVEKARETFARLVDEFKDQPILRVECLLACAKSEAVLVGMPKEGQLSEFRGDPKKAIEWLDKVAEAAPETDWGKDAKKLADTLKNQTSKEQVINLQSSVYVMPTLPKIGGPKGPFDPQLPPDPFGGPIAP